One Sulfolobus sp. S-194 DNA segment encodes these proteins:
- a CDS encoding 30S ribosomal protein S3 — MVLVKKYFLQRSMTKVMVDEYLAKQFYNAEYAGVEIVKTPIGTRVIIYAGRPALIIGKGGKTIKQLAQMLERYFGLDNPQITVTSVENPELNARVMAFRLAIALEKGYHFRRAAFISMRRIMNAGALGAEIIISGKLTSERAKYEKLKEGVVYKSGAFLDKIVDRAIAIAMLKPGVYGVEILITKPMKSVDKIELREQPKGPGENMVTVTNVSFIEESQKSGEQK, encoded by the coding sequence GTGGTTTTAGTAAAGAAATATTTTCTTCAAAGATCTATGACAAAAGTAATGGTAGATGAATATTTAGCTAAACAATTTTACAATGCTGAATATGCTGGTGTAGAAATAGTTAAAACACCAATAGGCACAAGAGTTATCATTTATGCTGGAAGGCCAGCACTCATAATAGGAAAAGGTGGTAAAACAATTAAACAATTAGCTCAAATGTTAGAGAGGTATTTCGGTCTAGATAATCCTCAAATAACTGTTACTAGCGTGGAAAATCCAGAGCTTAATGCTAGAGTAATGGCATTTAGGTTAGCAATAGCCTTAGAAAAGGGATACCATTTTAGAAGAGCAGCTTTTATATCAATGAGAAGAATTATGAATGCTGGAGCACTAGGCGCAGAAATAATAATAAGTGGCAAGCTTACTTCTGAAAGAGCTAAATACGAAAAACTTAAAGAAGGAGTTGTCTATAAGAGTGGTGCTTTCCTAGATAAGATTGTAGATAGAGCTATTGCAATAGCTATGTTAAAACCCGGTGTATATGGGGTTGAAATATTAATCACAAAACCAATGAAAAGTGTCGATAAGATTGAACTAAGAGAGCAACCTAAAGGACCCGGCGAGAATATGGTGACTGTAACTAACGTAAGTTTCATTGAAGAGTCTCAGAAAAGTGGTGAACAAAAATGA
- a CDS encoding 50S ribosomal protein L22 encodes MAGWIYPKLDIDENKLAKAVIKNVPASIRDLYNVCKAIRGMKLNDAKQFLNNVLEEKEALPFWKHSHGASHRSNISPKWKVKSGRYPKKAIRYVLKVLENAENNANSKGLDLENVKIVHIAAHKGIVLKRYMPRAFGRSTRKYRYTSHIEVILGEV; translated from the coding sequence ATGGCCGGTTGGATATACCCTAAATTAGATATTGATGAAAACAAGTTAGCAAAAGCTGTTATAAAAAATGTTCCAGCTTCAATAAGAGACCTTTATAATGTATGTAAAGCCATAAGGGGAATGAAGCTTAATGATGCAAAGCAATTTTTAAATAATGTATTAGAGGAAAAAGAAGCATTGCCGTTTTGGAAACACTCACACGGAGCTTCACACAGGTCTAATATTTCTCCTAAATGGAAAGTAAAAAGTGGTAGATACCCCAAGAAAGCAATAAGATATGTTCTTAAAGTTCTAGAAAATGCTGAAAATAACGCAAATTCTAAAGGATTAGATTTAGAGAATGTGAAAATAGTTCATATTGCGGCACATAAGGGGATAGTATTAAAGAGATACATGCCAAGGGCTTTTGGAAGATCTACACGTAAATACAGATATACTTCTCATATAGAAGTTATCTTAGGAGAGGTGTAA
- a CDS encoding 30S ribosomal protein S19: MSLEIPPEWKKFRYRGKSLDELLNMPMDEFIKLLPSRQRRSLKKGFSDKQRRLLEKIRKYVREGKYNKTIKTHVRNMIILPEMVGLKFAVYNGKEFVEFQVVPEMIGHYLGEFSITTKKVEHGEPGLKATRSSLFLAMKG, encoded by the coding sequence ATGTCATTAGAAATCCCACCTGAATGGAAAAAGTTTAGATATAGAGGAAAATCATTAGACGAATTATTAAACATGCCTATGGACGAATTTATTAAATTATTACCTTCTAGGCAAAGGAGATCATTAAAGAAAGGGTTTTCAGATAAGCAAAGAAGGTTACTAGAAAAGATCCGAAAGTATGTGAGAGAAGGAAAGTATAATAAAACTATAAAGACTCATGTGAGGAATATGATAATTTTACCAGAAATGGTTGGTTTAAAATTTGCTGTCTATAATGGAAAAGAATTCGTAGAATTCCAAGTAGTTCCAGAAATGATAGGGCATTATCTAGGCGAATTCTCAATAACCACAAAGAAAGTAGAACATGGAGAGCCTGGACTTAAGGCTACAAGATCAAGCTTATTCCTAGCTATGAAGGGATGA
- a CDS encoding 50S ribosomal protein L2 yields MGKKLLQQRAGRGGINFRSPSWRRVSKAKIPNIEGEHIGKVIDIVHNPGTNAPLALIKLDDGTKFYVPSVQGLVVGQKIQIGKNAAISNGNIVEVGNVPEGTIISNIEKTRGDGGKFARSAGTYGVVVGKTGDKVLVKLSSEKIAQVSSNARAIVGVVAGGGVTEKPLLKAGNNYWKYKVKAKKWPHVRGVAMNAVSHPHGGGLHQSVSRPSTVSRNAPPGRKVGHIAARRTGRKEGA; encoded by the coding sequence ATGGGTAAGAAATTATTGCAACAGAGGGCAGGAAGAGGAGGAATTAATTTTAGAAGCCCTAGCTGGAGAAGAGTAAGTAAGGCTAAAATACCAAATATAGAAGGAGAACATATAGGAAAAGTAATTGATATTGTACATAATCCTGGGACAAACGCTCCATTGGCATTGATTAAATTAGATGATGGAACAAAGTTTTATGTTCCTTCTGTCCAGGGACTAGTGGTAGGGCAAAAGATTCAGATTGGTAAAAATGCTGCAATAAGTAATGGTAATATAGTAGAAGTAGGAAATGTACCAGAAGGAACTATAATATCTAATATTGAAAAAACTAGAGGTGATGGAGGAAAATTTGCTAGATCTGCTGGAACATATGGAGTAGTTGTTGGAAAGACAGGTGATAAGGTGCTAGTGAAATTATCATCAGAGAAAATAGCTCAAGTTAGTAGTAATGCAAGGGCTATAGTTGGAGTTGTGGCTGGAGGAGGAGTAACTGAAAAACCGTTATTAAAAGCTGGTAACAATTACTGGAAGTACAAAGTAAAAGCTAAGAAATGGCCACATGTAAGAGGAGTAGCAATGAACGCTGTTTCACATCCACATGGTGGTGGCTTGCATCAGAGCGTAAGTAGACCGTCGACAGTGTCAAGAAATGCTCCTCCAGGCAGAAAAGTTGGTCATATTGCAGCAAGGAGAACGGGTAGAAAAGAAGGTGCATGA
- a CDS encoding 50S ribosomal protein L23, whose product MIIKEFLTTEKAIKLIESQNTLTIIVNKEATKADIKREIEKMFNVKVDKVNTLITIRGEKKAYVKLKKEFNASDIAHRLGIL is encoded by the coding sequence ATGATAATAAAAGAGTTTCTTACTACAGAAAAAGCAATAAAACTCATTGAAAGTCAAAATACGCTGACAATTATTGTAAATAAAGAAGCAACAAAAGCTGATATAAAAAGAGAAATAGAGAAAATGTTTAATGTGAAAGTAGATAAAGTAAATACTTTAATAACGATTAGAGGAGAAAAAAAGGCATATGTAAAGCTTAAAAAAGAATTTAATGCAAGTGATATAGCCCATAGACTTGGAATATTATGA
- the rpl4p gene encoding 50S ribosomal protein L4 has product MYLELQTKKAQVFDLKGNKVEEIELPIFFSYPVRKDLIRRVFIAEFTRALQPKGRDPMAGKRTSALSFGINLGLARVPRVKTTGEAALAPNTVGGRLAFPPTVEKKLEEEVNKKEKKLAIISALSATANMNFVKNRGHVFSIDTLPIIVVDDIVKLTKSKEITEVLESLKVYEDIERVKDRIRIRSGKGKMRGRKYKEPKGPLFVIHENNPVLVKAASNIPGVDVAVANDLSVIHLAPGGHPGRLTIYTKSSIDVLRKRFNGRLTL; this is encoded by the coding sequence ATGTATTTAGAGCTTCAAACTAAAAAAGCTCAAGTTTTTGATCTAAAAGGAAATAAAGTAGAAGAAATAGAATTACCTATTTTCTTCAGTTATCCCGTTAGAAAAGATTTAATTAGAAGAGTATTCATTGCAGAATTTACAAGGGCTTTACAACCAAAAGGAAGAGATCCTATGGCTGGTAAAAGAACTTCAGCTCTAAGTTTTGGTATTAATCTAGGTTTAGCTAGAGTCCCGAGAGTAAAGACAACTGGTGAAGCTGCACTAGCGCCAAATACTGTTGGAGGAAGATTAGCTTTTCCACCAACGGTTGAAAAGAAATTAGAAGAAGAAGTAAATAAGAAAGAAAAGAAACTAGCAATTATAAGTGCACTAAGTGCTACTGCTAATATGAACTTTGTAAAAAACAGAGGCCATGTATTTTCAATTGATACTCTTCCCATAATTGTAGTTGACGATATTGTGAAACTAACTAAAAGCAAGGAAATAACTGAGGTGTTAGAATCTTTGAAAGTCTATGAAGATATAGAGAGAGTTAAAGATAGAATTAGAATTAGATCTGGCAAAGGTAAGATGAGAGGAAGAAAATATAAAGAACCTAAAGGGCCGTTATTTGTAATTCATGAAAATAATCCTGTACTCGTCAAGGCCGCAAGTAATATCCCTGGAGTTGATGTAGCAGTAGCAAATGATTTAAGTGTAATACATCTTGCTCCAGGAGGACATCCAGGTAGATTAACAATTTATACTAAATCTTCTATTGACGTATTACGTAAAAGATTTAATGGGAGGTTAACATTATGA
- a CDS encoding 50S ribosomal protein L3: MGHRKLASPRRGSAGVRPRKRASEILPTPRSWPTIQSNEPKLLGFVGYKVGMTHIFMIDDKPTSPNYGKEIYVPVSIVETPPVIPLAIRAYVMGPKGEPTTLTEYWADLSEDLLKLIQQRKVTRLKIDKERMKGKLEEINNKLNDILYLRVLVATQPKLVPSLGKKKPEIIEVQVGGGDIKAQLNYVLNILGKPLSVKDVFKEGQLIDIIGVTKGKGFQGVIKRYSVVELPRWHKHRKGSRKIGTRGPSFSTPSYVPQPGQMGFHRRTEYNKRIIKISDDPNEINPKGGFVNYGIVRNTFLIIEGSIIGAKKRPLFLRYPIRPNWIPQTAPKITYVNLYSQQG; the protein is encoded by the coding sequence ATGGGTCATCGTAAGCTTGCTTCGCCAAGAAGAGGTTCCGCAGGTGTACGACCAAGAAAAAGAGCTAGCGAAATTTTGCCTACGCCTAGAAGCTGGCCTACTATACAGTCTAATGAACCAAAATTGTTAGGTTTTGTAGGTTACAAGGTGGGCATGACTCACATTTTTATGATTGATGATAAGCCTACTTCTCCTAATTATGGAAAAGAAATTTATGTCCCAGTTAGTATTGTAGAAACACCTCCTGTAATTCCATTAGCTATTAGAGCTTATGTAATGGGGCCTAAGGGTGAACCGACAACATTAACAGAATATTGGGCAGATCTCAGTGAAGATCTTTTAAAATTAATTCAACAAAGAAAAGTAACTAGGCTAAAAATAGATAAAGAAAGAATGAAAGGAAAATTGGAAGAAATAAATAATAAGTTAAATGATATACTATATTTAAGAGTACTTGTTGCAACGCAGCCTAAGCTGGTTCCTTCATTAGGTAAAAAGAAACCAGAAATAATCGAAGTACAAGTAGGAGGAGGAGACATAAAAGCACAACTAAACTATGTCTTAAATATTCTTGGCAAACCTTTAAGTGTTAAAGATGTGTTTAAGGAAGGCCAATTAATTGACATTATTGGTGTTACTAAAGGAAAAGGATTTCAAGGCGTAATAAAAAGATATAGTGTGGTAGAATTACCTAGGTGGCATAAGCATAGAAAAGGAAGTAGGAAAATAGGTACTAGAGGTCCTTCATTTTCCACACCAAGCTATGTTCCACAACCAGGTCAAATGGGATTCCATAGGAGAACTGAATATAATAAGAGGATTATAAAAATTTCTGATGATCCAAACGAAATTAATCCTAAAGGGGGATTTGTGAATTACGGCATTGTTAGAAATACATTCCTAATTATAGAAGGTTCAATAATTGGAGCAAAGAAAAGGCCATTATTCCTCAGATACCCAATAAGACCTAATTGGATACCACAAACCGCACCTAAGATAACATATGTTAATTTATATAGTCAACAAGGGTGA
- a CDS encoding putative RNA uridine N3 methyltransferase, translated as MFPYPRRKELNVILFTSIFSTDKSLTEITLKMSFIIRTLTIFRVSKLFWIDDLRNKYVKRAIIDISNYALKPPYLKKEIKIKKTLSKVGLLNPINIPAHIVEKEAIEGEYRIGSNGFFGLESKINTKSNVILVVNSSPIRIKEYNFYPYYNGFKFYFLNKSDIIGKFENLLIASRSGKDPVKYSSEIKDIYEKKGITLIVGPPSGGLLKQFNDNRYVYNFLPNQGVKDIRAEEALISSLSILNFILG; from the coding sequence ATGTTTCCTTATCCAAGAAGGAAAGAGTTAAACGTAATTCTTTTTACATCAATTTTTTCAACAGATAAAAGCTTAACTGAAATTACGTTAAAAATGTCCTTTATAATTAGAACCTTAACTATTTTTAGAGTTTCAAAGCTTTTTTGGATAGATGACTTAAGAAACAAATATGTAAAAAGAGCTATTATTGATATAAGTAATTATGCTCTTAAACCACCATATTTAAAGAAAGAAATAAAAATAAAAAAAACGCTTAGTAAAGTAGGTCTACTTAACCCTATAAATATCCCAGCTCACATAGTGGAAAAAGAAGCTATAGAAGGAGAATATAGAATAGGCTCTAATGGTTTTTTTGGGTTAGAAAGTAAGATTAATACAAAATCTAACGTTATTTTGGTAGTAAACTCTAGCCCTATAAGAATTAAAGAGTATAATTTTTACCCTTACTATAATGGGTTCAAGTTTTATTTTCTAAATAAGAGTGATATTATTGGAAAATTCGAAAATCTTCTAATCGCAAGTAGATCTGGAAAAGATCCAGTAAAATATTCAAGTGAAATAAAAGATATATACGAGAAAAAAGGAATAACATTAATTGTAGGTCCCCCATCAGGTGGGTTATTAAAGCAATTTAATGACAATAGGTATGTTTACAATTTTTTGCCAAATCAAGGAGTAAAAGATATCAGAGCCGAAGAAGCTTTAATTTCATCTCTTTCGATACTTAATTTCATCTTAGGATAG
- the ileS gene encoding isoleucine--tRNA ligase gives MPSKFDPLSTEKEILKFWEKNKIYEKLKEYNSKFEKKFLFIDGPPYPSSPIPHIGTVWNKVIKDCILRYERLAGFRTYDQPGYDTHGLPIEVAIEKQLGIQKKSDIIEKIGVDNFVNKCKEFALNNASSLTANFKNVGVFMDWNNPYMTLHNEYISNSWMLIKKAYERGLLYKGVHVLHWCPRCETTLADYEVSEYKEIEDPSIYVKFKVKDSENRYLVIWTTTPWTLPANVFVMINKDYEYAEVEVNNEILIMAKDRVNDVMKESGIKNYKILRTFKGEELVGLQYAHPLADIVAAQKGLDNYHIIVDAGEEVTLTEGTGLVHSAPGHGDIDFEIGKKIGAPIVMLVNDRGEFLPEAGKYSGKNVRSAAEEIIDDLKQRNALLHAGKVVHRYPICWRCKTPLILRAIEQWFIGVSKLKEELLKEIDNVKWIPDWGKTRIGNMVREIRDWVISRQRFWGTPLPIWICKNCGNIIVVGSKDELEKIAITKVPEDLHRPWIDKVVVRCNKCGGEAHRVPDVADVWFDSGVAFFASLGKDWEKKWKEIGPVDLVLEGHDQLRGWFFSLLRAGVILLDRAPYNAVLVHGFMLDEQGREMHKSLGNYVEPSQVTESEKYGRDVLRLWLLRNTTWEDAKFSWKALDQTKRDLNIVWNVYVFASTYMNLDNFDPRMYNLDNLKQYLRPEDLWLLSRYNRIVKEVKESMNDFKVHELANKMTSFIIDDISRFYLRLVRKRAWNESNDPDKIAMYYVLYEVLKGSLILLSPVIPFTTERIYQDFVVDKKDSISMESLPEVKEEFINDKIEKEFELSKEIAEAGLNARAKAGIKLRWPIKNAYVFLVSDIDVEMANNVKEVIKFLLNTKDVEIGGIEGYRRFSKIKATPNRGTIGPDFKRLTNKIIEYIENNSEKVASDIIAKGNHEVVIEGEPLQIKVNHVNILEETEEGYVSARFDKGVVVLKKEISKEEEEEGIIRDIIRRIQFMRKQLNVQINDYILLYIKAPEERTEMLKKWTNYIKSETRAKEVIIGEAKGELILPWEIEDEEYIIGVSKS, from the coding sequence TTGCCATCTAAATTTGATCCTCTTTCTACAGAAAAAGAAATATTAAAGTTTTGGGAAAAAAATAAAATATATGAGAAATTAAAAGAATATAATAGTAAATTTGAGAAAAAGTTCCTATTTATAGATGGACCACCTTATCCTTCAAGCCCAATCCCGCATATAGGAACCGTTTGGAATAAGGTAATAAAAGATTGTATACTAAGATATGAAAGGTTAGCAGGATTTAGGACCTATGACCAGCCTGGTTATGATACTCATGGCTTGCCTATAGAAGTTGCAATAGAAAAACAACTTGGAATACAAAAGAAATCGGATATAATAGAAAAAATAGGAGTTGATAATTTTGTTAATAAGTGTAAGGAATTTGCATTAAATAATGCATCCTCTTTAACTGCAAACTTTAAGAACGTAGGAGTTTTCATGGACTGGAACAATCCTTATATGACATTACATAATGAGTATATTTCTAACTCTTGGATGCTAATCAAGAAAGCATACGAAAGAGGGTTATTATATAAAGGAGTTCACGTTTTACATTGGTGCCCTAGATGCGAAACAACATTAGCTGATTATGAGGTTTCTGAATATAAAGAAATTGAAGACCCATCAATTTATGTGAAATTTAAAGTAAAAGACTCTGAAAATAGGTATTTAGTTATTTGGACTACAACACCATGGACTTTGCCTGCAAATGTCTTTGTTATGATTAATAAAGATTACGAGTATGCTGAAGTCGAGGTTAATAATGAGATACTAATTATGGCAAAAGATAGAGTAAATGACGTTATGAAAGAATCAGGAATTAAAAACTATAAGATATTAAGGACATTTAAAGGAGAGGAATTAGTCGGATTACAATATGCGCACCCTCTGGCGGATATAGTCGCAGCCCAAAAAGGGCTTGATAATTATCATATAATCGTTGATGCTGGAGAAGAAGTAACGTTAACTGAGGGAACAGGTCTTGTTCATTCTGCTCCAGGTCATGGTGATATTGACTTTGAAATAGGCAAAAAAATTGGAGCACCAATAGTTATGTTAGTTAATGATAGAGGTGAATTCTTACCAGAAGCTGGAAAGTATTCTGGTAAAAATGTACGAAGTGCAGCTGAAGAAATTATTGATGACTTAAAACAGAGAAATGCTTTACTGCACGCTGGTAAGGTTGTCCATAGATATCCTATATGTTGGAGATGTAAAACACCTCTAATTCTGAGGGCTATAGAGCAATGGTTTATAGGAGTATCTAAACTAAAAGAGGAATTGTTAAAAGAGATTGATAATGTTAAATGGATACCTGACTGGGGTAAGACAAGAATAGGGAATATGGTAAGAGAGATTAGAGATTGGGTAATAAGCAGACAGAGATTTTGGGGAACACCATTACCAATATGGATATGTAAGAATTGTGGAAACATAATTGTTGTAGGAAGTAAAGATGAGTTAGAAAAAATAGCAATAACAAAAGTACCAGAGGATTTACACAGACCATGGATAGATAAAGTAGTTGTTCGATGTAATAAATGTGGGGGAGAAGCTCATAGAGTTCCAGATGTTGCAGATGTTTGGTTTGATAGTGGTGTGGCTTTCTTTGCTAGTTTAGGTAAAGATTGGGAAAAAAAGTGGAAAGAAATAGGCCCCGTTGATTTAGTATTAGAGGGACACGATCAATTAAGAGGATGGTTCTTTAGCCTGCTAAGGGCTGGTGTTATATTATTAGATAGAGCACCATATAATGCAGTTCTAGTCCATGGATTTATGCTAGACGAACAAGGTAGAGAAATGCATAAGAGTCTTGGAAATTACGTAGAGCCATCTCAAGTAACTGAAAGCGAAAAATATGGTAGAGATGTTTTGAGATTATGGTTACTTAGGAATACTACATGGGAAGATGCAAAGTTCTCCTGGAAAGCACTTGATCAGACAAAAAGAGATTTAAACATTGTATGGAATGTGTATGTTTTCGCATCAACATATATGAACTTGGACAACTTCGATCCAAGAATGTATAATCTAGACAATTTAAAACAATATTTGCGACCAGAAGATTTATGGTTATTATCTAGATATAATAGAATTGTAAAAGAAGTGAAAGAAAGTATGAACGATTTCAAAGTCCATGAGTTAGCAAATAAAATGACAAGTTTCATCATAGATGATATAAGCAGATTCTATCTAAGATTAGTCAGAAAAAGGGCTTGGAATGAAAGCAATGACCCAGATAAAATAGCAATGTATTATGTACTTTACGAGGTTCTTAAAGGATCGCTAATACTTTTATCCCCAGTAATTCCGTTTACTACTGAACGGATATACCAAGATTTTGTAGTAGATAAGAAGGATTCTATTAGCATGGAAAGCTTACCAGAAGTAAAAGAAGAATTCATAAATGATAAAATTGAAAAAGAATTTGAACTAAGCAAAGAGATCGCAGAAGCTGGATTAAATGCTAGAGCTAAGGCGGGAATTAAATTAAGATGGCCAATAAAGAATGCATACGTATTTCTAGTTTCGGATATAGACGTTGAGATGGCCAATAATGTAAAAGAAGTAATAAAGTTCTTATTAAATACTAAAGACGTAGAAATTGGAGGAATAGAAGGCTATAGAAGGTTCAGCAAAATTAAGGCCACACCGAACAGAGGCACGATTGGACCCGATTTCAAGAGGCTTACTAACAAAATAATAGAATATATAGAAAATAACTCAGAAAAAGTAGCTTCGGATATTATAGCTAAAGGTAATCATGAAGTTGTAATAGAAGGAGAACCACTTCAAATAAAGGTTAATCATGTTAATATATTAGAAGAAACTGAAGAAGGTTACGTATCTGCTAGGTTTGATAAGGGAGTAGTAGTTCTAAAGAAAGAAATAAGTAAAGAAGAGGAAGAAGAAGGAATAATTAGAGATATTATAAGAAGAATCCAGTTTATGAGAAAACAACTTAATGTACAAATTAATGATTATATTCTGTTGTATATAAAAGCACCAGAGGAAAGAACAGAAATGTTAAAGAAATGGACTAATTACATCAAATCAGAGACTAGGGCCAAAGAAGTTATTATAGGAGAAGCAAAAGGAGAACTAATATTACCATGGGAAATAGAGGACGAAGAATATATTATTGGTGTAAGTAAATCTTGA
- the leuB gene encoding 3-isopropylmalate dehydrogenase yields MGFTVALIQGDGIGPEIVSKSKRILAKINELYSLPIEYIEVEAGDRALARYGEALPKDSLKIINKADIILKGPVGESAADVVVKLRQIYDMYANIRPAKSIPGIDTKYGNVDILIVRENTEDLYKGFEHIVSDGVAVGMKIITRFASERIAKVGLNFALRRRKKVTCVHKANVMRITDGLFAETCRSILKGKVEYSEMYVDAAAANLVRNPQMFDVIVTENVYGDILSDEASQIAGSLGIAPSANVGDKKALFEPVHGAAFDIAGKNIANPTAFLLSVSMMYERMYELSNDDSYIKASRALENAIYLVYKEKKALTPDVGGNSTTDDLINEIYNKLG; encoded by the coding sequence ATGGGCTTTACTGTTGCCTTAATACAAGGAGACGGAATAGGACCAGAAATAGTATCTAAATCTAAAAGAATATTAGCTAAAATAAATGAGCTTTATTCTTTGCCTATCGAATATATTGAAGTAGAAGCTGGCGATCGTGCATTAGCAAGATATGGTGAAGCATTGCCAAAAGATAGTTTAAAAATCATTAATAAAGCCGATATAATTTTGAAAGGTCCTGTAGGAGAATCTGCTGCAGATGTTGTTGTAAAGTTAAGACAAATTTATGATATGTATGCCAATATTAGACCAGCAAAGTCTATCCCTGGAATAGATACTAAATATGGTAATGTTGATATACTTATAGTAAGAGAAAATACTGAGGATTTATACAAAGGTTTTGAACATATTGTTTCTGATGGAGTAGCTGTTGGCATGAAAATCATAACTAGATTTGCTTCTGAGCGAATAGCAAAAGTAGGACTAAACTTTGCATTACGAAGGAGAAAGAAAGTAACTTGTGTTCATAAGGCTAACGTAATGAGAATTACTGATGGTTTATTCGCTGAAACATGCAGATCTATATTAAAAGGAAAAGTAGAATATTCAGAAATGTATGTAGACGCAGCAGCGGCTAATTTAGTAAGAAATCCTCAAATGTTTGATGTAATTGTAACTGAGAATGTGTATGGAGACATTTTAAGTGACGAAGCTAGTCAAATTGCGGGAAGTTTAGGTATAGCACCATCTGCGAATGTAGGAGATAAAAAGGCTTTATTTGAACCAGTACATGGCGCGGCGTTTGATATTGCTGGAAAGAATATAGCTAATCCTACTGCATTTTTACTTTCTGTAAGCATGATGTATGAAAGAATGTATGAGCTATCTAATGACGATAGTTATATAAAAGCTTCAAGAGCTTTGGAAAACGCTATATATTTAGTCTACAAGGAGAAAAAAGCTTTAACTCCAGATGTAGGTGGTAATTCGACAACTGATGACTTAATAAATGAAATTTATAATAAGCTAGGCTAA
- a CDS encoding DUF447 domain-containing protein: protein MDSVKNIINFVFPYDGIYEVILGSNGIKPNLAPIGIIKEGNILKSKVYKDTLTFSNLIKFQKCSLNIITDSKVFFEAFFNELKIEDYINNIPIIPEGVVFLANCYYKKLENPTYFFYDLIDYKKYGEFYHAFNRGNSMLIDLLIHVSRLDIYSKEDIEKYLPIIKYEIDIIRKTMPNDIKIIEKIKELMLQKGLKI from the coding sequence ATGGACTCAGTAAAAAATATCATAAATTTTGTTTTTCCGTATGATGGAATTTATGAAGTTATTTTAGGATCGAATGGAATTAAACCAAACTTAGCTCCAATAGGTATAATAAAGGAGGGAAATATTTTGAAATCAAAAGTTTATAAGGACACACTTACTTTTTCTAATCTAATTAAATTTCAAAAGTGTTCTCTAAATATAATAACTGATTCAAAAGTGTTCTTTGAAGCATTTTTTAATGAGCTTAAAATAGAGGACTATATAAATAATATTCCTATAATTCCTGAAGGAGTAGTATTTTTAGCTAATTGTTATTATAAAAAACTAGAAAATCCTACTTATTTCTTTTATGATTTGATTGATTATAAAAAATACGGAGAGTTTTACCATGCATTCAACAGAGGAAATTCTATGTTAATTGATCTGTTAATACACGTTTCTAGGTTAGATATATACAGTAAAGAGGACATTGAAAAATATTTACCTATAATAAAATATGAGATTGACATTATACGTAAAACTATGCCAAATGACATAAAAATTATTGAAAAAATTAAGGAACTTATGTTACAGAAAGGGTTAAAAATTTAA
- a CDS encoding HAD family hydrolase, with amino-acid sequence MEEFNIFKDVKAIFFDFDNTLVSFDNLSNQALLKVADDILDYIRENYPYVNVDRDEFSKTLIETAKKLDEEGVYDRRLWWEEVLKKYSVKAEMEDLYEWTQIYWSIAGNNTPYEDSLDAIEYLKRKGFKLGIITNSDGEWGNKKQRINKFPLVSYFDVITISGENNIKPKPNVQPFILSCEKLNLSVSQCLMVGDDPIKDCLAAKKAGLYSILVDREGKVKFAELYADFVIQNLKQLEEIF; translated from the coding sequence ATGGAAGAGTTTAACATATTTAAGGATGTTAAGGCTATATTTTTTGACTTTGATAATACTTTAGTTTCTTTTGATAATCTTTCTAATCAAGCTCTACTTAAAGTAGCAGATGATATATTGGATTATATTAGAGAAAATTATCCTTATGTGAATGTAGATCGCGATGAATTTTCAAAGACTCTTATAGAAACAGCAAAAAAATTAGATGAAGAAGGAGTTTATGACAGAAGATTATGGTGGGAAGAAGTATTAAAGAAATATAGTGTTAAGGCAGAGATGGAAGATTTGTACGAGTGGACTCAAATATACTGGAGTATAGCCGGAAACAATACACCCTATGAAGATAGCCTAGATGCAATAGAATATTTAAAAAGAAAGGGATTCAAATTAGGTATAATAACTAATAGTGATGGAGAATGGGGTAATAAAAAACAGAGAATTAACAAATTTCCATTAGTCTCATATTTTGATGTAATAACTATAAGTGGTGAAAACAACATAAAACCTAAACCTAATGTGCAACCATTTATATTGTCTTGTGAAAAACTCAATCTCTCAGTAAGCCAGTGTCTTATGGTTGGAGATGACCCAATTAAAGATTGTTTAGCTGCCAAGAAGGCTGGTTTATATTCCATTTTAGTTGATAGAGAAGGAAAAGTCAAATTCGCAGAACTTTATGCAGATTTTGTAATTCAAAATCTAAAACAGTTAGAAGAGATTTTTTAA